A region from the Sulfurivermis fontis genome encodes:
- a CDS encoding FKBP-type peptidyl-prolyl cis-trans isomerase yields MAEAKVSRGKVISITYTIRDQADDNLLEAVEIPVDYLHGGRVGLYRQIEDALEGKAVGESVEVLLTPDDAFGPRDPGLTFTDVLENVPPEFRRLGAQAEFTNEAGETVTMTVTHIDAGTITLDGNHPLAGKNLIFAVRVAAIRDATPQELMTGEVAQAQGLH; encoded by the coding sequence ATGGCGGAAGCGAAAGTCAGCCGCGGCAAGGTGATTTCCATAACCTACACCATTCGCGACCAGGCCGACGACAACCTGCTGGAGGCGGTGGAGATCCCCGTCGATTACCTGCACGGCGGCCGTGTCGGCCTGTACCGGCAGATCGAGGATGCGCTGGAGGGTAAGGCGGTAGGCGAGAGTGTCGAAGTCCTGCTCACCCCGGACGATGCCTTCGGCCCGCGTGACCCCGGTCTGACCTTCACCGACGTGCTGGAAAACGTGCCTCCCGAATTCCGCCGCCTGGGCGCCCAGGCCGAGTTCACCAACGAGGCCGGCGAGACCGTGACCATGACGGTGACCCATATCGACGCCGGTACCATAACCTTGGACGGAAACCACCCCCTGGCCGGCAAGAACCTGATTTTCGCCGTGCGCGTCGCCGCTATCCGCGATGCCACGCCGCAGGAACTGATGACCGGTGAAGTGGCGCAGGCGCAGGGCCTGCATTGA
- a CDS encoding F0F1 ATP synthase subunit epsilon → MAMTMHVDVVSAEASIFSGTVEAVFAPAQEGEVGIMPRHSPFLAQLKPGQVRVVKQGGEEDFFYVSGGMLEVQPHTVTVLADTALRARDMDEAAALQAKERAEQAMRDRTGAMEWAEAQAELAQAIAQLQMIQRMREKTKR, encoded by the coding sequence ATGGCAATGACCATGCATGTAGACGTAGTGAGCGCCGAGGCGTCCATCTTCAGCGGTACCGTTGAGGCTGTGTTCGCCCCGGCGCAGGAAGGCGAGGTCGGTATCATGCCGCGCCACAGCCCCTTCCTTGCCCAGCTCAAGCCGGGTCAGGTGCGCGTCGTCAAGCAGGGTGGCGAGGAAGACTTCTTCTATGTCTCCGGCGGCATGCTCGAAGTGCAGCCGCACACCGTCACCGTGCTGGCCGACACCGCCTTGCGTGCCCGCGACATGGACGAGGCCGCCGCGCTCCAGGCCAAGGAGCGCGCCGAGCAGGCCATGCGTGACCGCACTGGCGCGATGGAGTGGGCCGAGGCCCAGGCCGAACTGGCCCAGGCCATCGCCCAGTTGCAGATGATTCAGCGCATGCGGGAAAAGACCAAGCGCTAA
- the atpD gene encoding F0F1 ATP synthase subunit beta, whose amino-acid sequence MSSGKIVQIIGAVVDVEFPRNAMPKVYNALTVTDAGLTLEVQQQLGDGVVRGIAMGSTDGLKRGMAVSDTGAAISVPVGKATLGRIMDVLGNPVDEAGPVNAEQKMPIHRKAPAYADQAATVEILETGIKVIDLVMPIAKGGKVGLFGGAGVGKTVTLMELIRNIAVEHSGFSVFAGVGERTREGNDFYHEMKEGGVLDKVALVYGQMNEPPGNRLRVALTGLTMAEYFRDEGRDVLLFIDNIYRYTLAGTEVSALLGRMPSAVGYQPTLASEMGALQERITSTKTGSITSFQAVYVPADDLTDPSPATTFAHLDATLVLSRQIAELGIYPAVDPLDSTSRQLDPLVVGQEHYTTARRVQATLQRYKELRDIIAILGMDELSEEDKLTVARARKIQRFLSQPFFVAEVFTGAPGKYVSLKDTIRGFKGIVDGEFDHLPEQAFYMVGTIDEVVEKAKKV is encoded by the coding sequence ATGAGTTCTGGAAAGATTGTGCAAATCATCGGCGCCGTGGTGGACGTGGAGTTCCCGCGCAACGCCATGCCCAAGGTTTACAACGCCCTCACCGTCACCGACGCGGGCCTCACCCTCGAAGTCCAGCAGCAGCTGGGCGACGGCGTGGTGCGCGGCATCGCCATGGGTTCCACCGACGGCCTGAAGCGTGGCATGGCGGTAAGCGATACCGGCGCCGCCATCTCCGTGCCCGTCGGCAAGGCCACCCTGGGCCGCATCATGGACGTGCTGGGCAATCCGGTGGACGAGGCCGGCCCGGTCAACGCCGAGCAGAAGATGCCGATTCACCGCAAGGCCCCGGCCTACGCCGACCAGGCGGCGACGGTTGAGATCCTGGAAACCGGCATCAAGGTTATCGACCTGGTCATGCCCATCGCCAAGGGCGGCAAGGTCGGCCTGTTCGGCGGCGCCGGCGTCGGCAAGACCGTTACCCTGATGGAGCTGATCCGCAACATCGCCGTCGAGCACTCCGGCTTCTCCGTGTTCGCCGGCGTGGGTGAGCGTACCCGTGAAGGTAACGACTTCTACCACGAAATGAAGGAAGGCGGCGTGCTCGACAAGGTGGCCCTGGTCTACGGCCAGATGAACGAGCCGCCCGGCAACCGTCTGCGTGTCGCCCTGACCGGCCTGACCATGGCCGAGTACTTCCGTGACGAAGGGCGTGATGTGCTGCTGTTCATCGACAACATCTACCGTTACACCCTGGCCGGTACCGAAGTGTCCGCACTGCTGGGCCGTATGCCGTCCGCGGTAGGTTACCAGCCGACGCTGGCCTCCGAGATGGGTGCCCTGCAGGAGCGCATCACCTCCACCAAGACCGGCTCCATCACCTCCTTCCAGGCCGTGTACGTGCCCGCGGACGACCTGACCGACCCGTCGCCGGCGACCACCTTCGCCCACCTGGACGCCACCCTGGTGTTGTCCCGCCAGATCGCCGAGCTGGGTATCTACCCCGCCGTGGATCCGCTGGACTCCACCTCGCGTCAGCTGGACCCGCTGGTCGTCGGTCAGGAGCACTACACCACTGCCCGCCGCGTGCAGGCCACCCTGCAGCGCTACAAGGAACTACGTGACATCATCGCGATCCTGGGTATGGACGAACTGTCCGAAGAGGACAAACTCACCGTGGCCCGTGCCCGCAAGATCCAGCGTTTCCTGTCGCAGCCCTTCTTCGTCGCCGAAGTCTTCACCGGCGCTCCCGGCAAGTATGTGAGCCTGAAGGACACCATCCGTGGCTTCAAGGGTATCGTGGACGGCGAGTTCGACCACCTGCCGGAGCAGGCCTTCTACATGGTCGGCACCATCGATGAAGTCGTCGAAAAGGCCAAGAAGGTTTAA
- the atpG gene encoding F0F1 ATP synthase subunit gamma yields MASGKEIRSKIKSVQNTQKITRAMEMVAASKMRRAQDRMAATRPYADRMRSVIQHLAHAHAEYKHPYMVEREVKRVGIIAISTDRGLCGGLNINMFKAALNTIKEWRDKNVEVDLCTIGQKAQGFFSRVGGRVLAQAAQLGDAPKLMDVIGTVKVMLDAYDKGEIDRIYLIYNRFVSTMTQQPRVEQLLPIAAEERDEALKHHWDYLYEPNAETVLDQLLMRYVESLVYQGVVENVACEMAARMVAMKAASDNAGNLISELKLAYNKARQAAITQELSEIVAGASAV; encoded by the coding sequence ATGGCCAGCGGTAAAGAGATACGCAGCAAGATCAAGAGTGTGCAGAACACTCAGAAGATCACCCGCGCCATGGAGATGGTGGCTGCCAGCAAGATGCGCCGCGCGCAGGATCGCATGGCGGCCACCCGCCCCTATGCGGACCGCATGCGCAGCGTGATTCAGCACCTGGCCCATGCCCATGCCGAATACAAGCATCCGTACATGGTGGAGCGCGAGGTCAAGCGCGTCGGCATCATCGCCATTTCTACCGATCGTGGTCTGTGCGGTGGCCTGAACATCAACATGTTCAAGGCCGCCCTCAACACCATCAAGGAATGGCGTGACAAGAATGTCGAGGTGGACCTGTGCACCATCGGCCAGAAGGCGCAGGGCTTTTTCAGCCGTGTCGGTGGCCGCGTCCTGGCGCAAGCCGCACAGTTGGGCGATGCGCCCAAGCTGATGGACGTGATCGGCACGGTCAAGGTGATGCTGGATGCCTATGACAAGGGTGAGATTGATCGCATTTACCTGATCTACAACCGTTTCGTCAGCACCATGACGCAGCAGCCGCGCGTCGAACAGTTGCTGCCGATCGCGGCGGAAGAGCGGGACGAGGCGCTGAAGCATCACTGGGACTACCTGTACGAGCCCAACGCCGAAACCGTGCTGGATCAACTGCTGATGCGCTATGTCGAGTCGCTGGTCTATCAGGGTGTGGTCGAGAACGTCGCCTGCGAAATGGCGGCGCGCATGGTGGCGATGAAGGCCGCCTCCGACAACGCCGGCAACCTGATCAGTGAACTGAAGCTCGCTTACAACAAGGCCCGTCAGGCAGCCATTACCCAAGAGCTGTCGGAAATCGTGGCCGGCGCCTCCGCGGTCTAA
- the atpA gene encoding F0F1 ATP synthase subunit alpha, whose protein sequence is MQQLNPSEISELIKQRIAGFKAEVEARNEGTVVSLTDGIVRIHGLADVMSGEMLEFPGDTYGLALNLERDSVGAVILGNYEHISEGDKVKCTGRIMEVPVGEALLGRVVDALGLPIDGKGPINAQGSSPIEKIAPGVLWRKSVDQPLQSGLKAIDAMVPVGRGQRELIIGDRQTGKTAVAVDAIINQKGTGVKCIYVAVGQKASSIANVVRKLEEHGALEHTIIVAATASDSAAMQYIAPYAGCAMGEYFRDKGEDALIVYDDLTKQAWAYRQVSLLLRRPPGREAYPGDVFYLHSRLLERAARVNADWVERHTNGAVKGKTGSLTALPIIETQAGDVSAFVPTNVISITDGQIFLESDLFNAGIRPAINAGLSVSRVGGAAQTKIIKKLGGGIRLALAQYRELAAFAQFASDLDEATRKQIDRGQRVTELMKQFQYSPMSIAQMAVSLYAANQGYLDDVEVNKVVDFEGALQSYMKAEHGELMAKINETGDYNSDIENALRDAIEKFKANGTW, encoded by the coding sequence ATGCAACAGCTTAATCCTTCTGAAATCAGTGAACTGATCAAACAGCGTATCGCCGGCTTCAAGGCCGAGGTCGAGGCGCGCAACGAAGGTACCGTGGTCAGCCTGACCGACGGTATCGTGCGTATCCACGGCCTGGCCGACGTCATGTCGGGCGAAATGCTGGAATTCCCCGGTGACACCTACGGCCTGGCGCTCAACCTGGAGCGTGATTCCGTCGGTGCCGTTATCCTCGGTAACTACGAGCACATCTCCGAAGGCGACAAGGTCAAGTGCACCGGCCGCATCATGGAAGTGCCCGTCGGCGAAGCACTGCTGGGCCGTGTGGTGGATGCCCTGGGCCTGCCCATCGACGGCAAGGGTCCGATCAACGCCCAGGGTTCTTCTCCCATCGAGAAGATCGCCCCGGGCGTGCTGTGGCGCAAGTCCGTCGATCAGCCGCTGCAGAGCGGTCTGAAGGCCATCGATGCCATGGTCCCGGTCGGTCGCGGCCAGCGTGAGCTGATCATCGGCGACCGTCAGACCGGCAAGACCGCCGTCGCCGTCGACGCCATCATCAACCAGAAGGGAACCGGCGTGAAGTGCATCTACGTGGCGGTGGGCCAGAAGGCCTCCTCCATCGCCAACGTGGTGCGCAAGCTGGAAGAGCACGGCGCCCTGGAACACACCATCATCGTCGCCGCCACCGCCTCCGATTCCGCCGCGATGCAGTACATCGCGCCGTACGCCGGTTGCGCCATGGGCGAGTATTTCCGCGACAAGGGCGAAGACGCGCTGATTGTGTATGACGATCTGACCAAGCAGGCCTGGGCCTACCGTCAGGTGTCCCTGCTGCTGCGCCGTCCGCCCGGCCGTGAAGCCTACCCCGGTGACGTGTTCTACCTGCACTCCCGTCTGCTCGAGCGCGCCGCGCGCGTCAACGCCGACTGGGTCGAAAGGCACACCAACGGCGCCGTCAAGGGCAAGACCGGCTCGCTCACCGCGCTGCCGATCATCGAGACCCAGGCCGGCGACGTGTCCGCCTTCGTGCCGACCAACGTGATCTCCATCACCGACGGTCAGATCTTCCTGGAATCCGACCTGTTCAACGCAGGCATCCGCCCGGCCATCAACGCCGGTCTGTCGGTCTCCCGCGTCGGCGGTGCGGCCCAGACCAAGATCATCAAGAAGCTGGGCGGCGGTATCCGTCTGGCCCTGGCCCAGTACCGTGAGCTGGCGGCCTTCGCGCAGTTCGCCTCCGACCTGGACGAGGCCACCCGCAAGCAGATCGATCGCGGTCAGCGCGTCACCGAGCTGATGAAGCAGTTCCAGTACTCGCCGATGTCCATCGCCCAGATGGCCGTCTCCCTGTACGCCGCCAACCAGGGTTACCTGGATGACGTGGAGGTCAACAAGGTGGTGGACTTCGAAGGCGCCCTGCAGAGCTATATGAAGGCCGAGCACGGCGAGCTGATGGCCAAGATCAACGAGACCGGCGACTACAACAGCGACATCGAGAACGCCCTGCGCGACGCCATCGAGAAGTTCAAGGCGAACGGCACCTGGTAA
- a CDS encoding F0F1 ATP synthase subunit delta has product MAEITTIARPYAQAVFDTAKEQGKLKDWSEMLQLAAAVVSHPEVAAVVDSPSLDKAQRGQLIIDICGDKLDDGGKNLLRVLAENGRLSLLPEIAALYEVERAAAESRITAEVTSATPLSDSQKQAIAAALKKRLGRDVALECKVDEALLGGAVVRAGDMVIDGSVTGKLNKLSAALLR; this is encoded by the coding sequence ATGGCTGAAATCACAACGATCGCTCGCCCCTACGCCCAGGCCGTATTCGATACGGCTAAGGAGCAGGGCAAGCTGAAAGACTGGTCGGAGATGCTGCAGCTGGCCGCTGCCGTGGTAAGCCACCCCGAGGTGGCCGCGGTTGTGGACAGCCCGAGCCTGGACAAGGCGCAGCGCGGTCAGCTCATCATCGACATCTGCGGCGACAAGCTCGACGATGGCGGCAAGAATCTGCTGCGGGTACTGGCCGAGAACGGCCGCCTCAGCCTGTTGCCGGAAATCGCCGCACTGTACGAGGTGGAGCGCGCAGCCGCCGAAAGCCGCATCACCGCTGAGGTGACCTCGGCGACGCCGCTGTCCGACAGTCAGAAGCAGGCCATCGCCGCCGCGCTGAAGAAGCGCCTCGGTCGCGATGTGGCCCTGGAGTGCAAGGTGGACGAAGCGCTGCTCGGTGGCGCGGTCGTTCGGGCCGGCGATATGGTCATCGATGGTTCGGTTACGGGCAAGCTGAACAAGCTGAGCGCGGCTCTGCTGCGCTGA
- a CDS encoding F0F1 ATP synthase subunit B — protein sequence MNINATLIGQFIAFFVFVWFVMKYVWPPLINVLNERKKTIADGLAAAERGKNQQVLAEQHAAEVIHEAKQRAAEILAKAEKRASEIVEEAKEAALAEGNRIKAAAAAELEQEVSRAREQLRGQVVTLAVVGAGKVIKRELDAKAHDDLLQDLVAQL from the coding sequence ATGAATATCAATGCGACCCTGATTGGTCAGTTCATCGCATTCTTCGTGTTTGTCTGGTTCGTCATGAAGTACGTTTGGCCGCCGCTGATCAACGTACTCAACGAACGTAAAAAGACGATCGCCGATGGCCTGGCTGCCGCCGAGCGCGGCAAGAACCAGCAGGTTCTGGCCGAGCAGCATGCCGCCGAGGTGATACACGAAGCCAAGCAGCGAGCCGCCGAGATCCTGGCCAAGGCCGAGAAGCGTGCCAGCGAAATCGTCGAGGAAGCCAAAGAGGCCGCCCTTGCCGAGGGCAATCGCATCAAGGCCGCCGCCGCCGCCGAACTCGAGCAGGAAGTCAGCCGTGCCCGCGAGCAATTGCGCGGACAGGTGGTGACCCTGGCAGTGGTCGGCGCGGGCAAGGTGATCAAGCGCGAGCTGGACGCCAAGGCACACGACGATCTGCTGCAAGATCTCGTCGCCCAGCTCTAA
- the atpE gene encoding F0F1 ATP synthase subunit C, which produces MEMSTALVYIAGALMLSFGALGAAIGIAILGARFLDGAARQPELIPLLRTQFFIIMGLVDAVPMIAVGIAFYVLFAVVGG; this is translated from the coding sequence ATGGAAATGTCTACCGCCCTCGTTTACATCGCCGGCGCCCTGATGCTGTCCTTCGGTGCCCTGGGTGCCGCTATCGGCATCGCCATCCTCGGTGCCCGCTTCCTGGACGGCGCTGCCCGTCAGCCGGAACTGATCCCGCTGCTGCGCACCCAGTTCTTCATCATCATGGGTCTGGTCGACGCCGTGCCGATGATCGCCGTCGGTATCGCGTTCTACGTCCTGTTCGCCGTGGTTGGTGGCTAA
- the atpB gene encoding F0F1 ATP synthase subunit A, whose protein sequence is MASEELTSTDYIQHHLTNLTYGKLPSGEWGFAHSAAEAKAMGFWAINVDSMAWSIVLGLIFFFLFRSVAKKVTAGVPGGMQNFVEWIIEFIDTSVRGSFTGNNPLIGPLALTVFMWIWLMNFMDLIAVDLLPHLFGLFGVHFMKVVPSTDPNITFGMSIAVFWLILYYSVKRKGFGGFAAELSLMPFQAKNKVVQTLFIPVNLLLEGVSLVAKPVSLALRLFGNMYAGEMIFILIAIMYGAGWALGAFAGVLQLGWAIFHILIITLQAFIFMTLTIVYMDMAHQEHH, encoded by the coding sequence ATGGCGAGCGAAGAACTGACCTCGACTGACTACATACAGCATCATCTGACCAACCTGACCTACGGCAAGCTTCCCAGTGGCGAATGGGGTTTTGCCCACTCCGCCGCAGAGGCCAAGGCCATGGGTTTCTGGGCGATCAACGTCGACTCCATGGCGTGGTCCATCGTCCTTGGCCTGATCTTCTTTTTCCTGTTCCGCAGCGTGGCCAAGAAGGTCACCGCCGGCGTGCCGGGAGGCATGCAGAACTTCGTCGAATGGATCATCGAGTTCATCGACACCTCGGTGCGCGGTTCCTTCACCGGCAACAACCCGCTGATCGGTCCCCTGGCGCTGACCGTGTTCATGTGGATTTGGCTGATGAACTTCATGGACCTCATCGCCGTCGACCTGCTGCCGCACCTCTTCGGCCTGTTCGGCGTCCACTTCATGAAGGTGGTGCCCAGCACCGACCCCAATATCACTTTCGGCATGTCCATCGCCGTGTTCTGGCTGATCCTCTACTACAGCGTGAAGCGCAAGGGCTTCGGCGGCTTTGCCGCCGAGCTGTCGCTGATGCCGTTCCAGGCCAAGAACAAGGTCGTGCAGACCCTGTTCATCCCGGTCAACCTGCTGCTGGAAGGCGTGTCGCTGGTCGCCAAGCCGGTCTCGCTGGCGCTGCGACTGTTCGGCAACATGTATGCCGGTGAAATGATCTTCATCCTCATCGCCATCATGTATGGCGCCGGCTGGGCCCTGGGTGCCTTCGCCGGCGTGCTGCAGCTCGGCTGGGCCATCTTCCACATCCTGATCATCACGCTGCAGGCGTTCATCTTCATGACGCTGACCATCGTGTACATGGACATGGCACACCAGGAACATCACTGA
- a CDS encoding ATP synthase subunit I, with protein sequence MSTADLQLRHTMRRLLALQLLLTVLLALAALAWHGVPALRAVLYGGAVAMAGTLVILWYGRRAESAGANLARNASLIYGSAIVRFATTITLLAVGIAILRLQPLWLFAGLSASLLAQTVLTALIPETRKWRAKN encoded by the coding sequence ATGAGCACAGCCGACCTGCAGTTGCGGCACACCATGCGCAGATTGCTGGCCCTCCAGCTCCTGCTGACGGTGTTGCTGGCCCTGGCGGCCCTGGCTTGGCATGGCGTTCCGGCGCTGCGGGCGGTGCTGTACGGCGGCGCCGTCGCCATGGCCGGTACCCTGGTGATCCTGTGGTACGGCCGCCGCGCCGAGTCGGCCGGCGCAAACCTGGCGCGCAACGCCAGCCTGATTTACGGCAGTGCCATCGTGCGTTTCGCGACCACGATTACGCTGCTGGCCGTAGGCATCGCGATCCTTCGCCTGCAGCCCCTGTGGCTGTTCGCGGGGTTGAGCGCGAGCCTGCTGGCACAAACGGTTCTGACAGCATTGATCCCTGAGACGAGAAAATGGCGAGCGAAGAACTGA
- a CDS encoding ParB/RepB/Spo0J family partition protein gives MAVKKKGGLGRGLEALLGSAAVPAASGGTTAEATGSSADGDLRNLPVDIIQRGKYQPRIDMHPDTLEELADSIRAQGVVQPIVVRPIGPNRYEIIAGERRWRASQMAGLHEIPAVIREVPDNAAIAMALIENIQREQLNPMEEARALQRLIDEFELTHQQAAEAVGRSRVAVSNLLRLLSLNDDVKRLLENGDLEMGHARALLALEGARQSEAARSVVAKGLSVRETERLVKHLLEGPAAKPTPKAVDPDVRRLEQDLGQRLGAQVSIRQAGKGKGKLVIAYNSLDELDGILAHIR, from the coding sequence ATGGCAGTGAAGAAAAAGGGTGGTTTGGGACGCGGCCTCGAGGCCCTGCTGGGCAGTGCGGCGGTGCCGGCGGCAAGCGGTGGCACGACGGCGGAGGCCACCGGCAGTTCGGCCGACGGCGACCTGCGCAACCTGCCGGTGGACATCATCCAGCGCGGCAAGTACCAGCCGCGCATCGACATGCACCCCGACACCCTGGAGGAACTGGCCGATTCCATCCGCGCCCAGGGTGTGGTGCAGCCCATCGTGGTGCGCCCCATCGGTCCCAACCGCTACGAAATCATCGCCGGCGAGCGCCGTTGGCGCGCCTCGCAGATGGCCGGGTTGCACGAGATCCCCGCCGTGATCCGCGAGGTGCCGGACAACGCCGCCATCGCCATGGCGCTGATCGAGAACATCCAGCGCGAGCAGCTCAACCCCATGGAAGAGGCACGCGCCCTGCAGCGCCTGATCGACGAATTCGAGCTGACCCACCAGCAGGCCGCCGAGGCGGTGGGTCGCTCCCGCGTCGCCGTATCCAACCTGTTGCGTCTGCTGTCCCTCAACGACGACGTCAAGCGCCTGCTGGAGAACGGTGACCTGGAAATGGGCCATGCCCGCGCCCTGCTGGCGCTGGAAGGCGCCCGCCAGAGCGAGGCGGCACGCAGCGTGGTGGCCAAAGGCCTGTCGGTGCGCGAGACCGAGCGCCTGGTCAAGCACCTGCTGGAGGGTCCCGCCGCCAAGCCGACGCCCAAGGCGGTCGACCCCGACGTGCGTCGTCTGGAACAGGATCTGGGCCAGAGGCTCGGTGCCCAGGTATCCATCCGGCAGGCCGGTAAGGGCAAGGGCAAGTTGGTGATCGCCTACAACAGCCTGGACGAACTGGACGGCATCCTCGCCCACATCCGCTAG
- a CDS encoding ParA family protein: protein MGKIIAIANQKGGVGKTTTCINLGASLAATKRRVLVIDLDPQGNATVGSGVDKNSFEQSSYDLLLGHASAAQVIVRAEQAGYDLVPTNGDLTAAEVELIQSEHRERRLREALAPVREQYDFILVDCPPSLNMLTLNALVAADSVMIPMQCEYYAMEGLSSLLNTIEQIRSTVNPRLQLEGLLRTMFDPRSNLSNDVSGQLILHFGNKVYRTSIPRNIRLAEAPSYGLPALAHDRASRGAVAYLALAGEILRREEQPAVG from the coding sequence ATGGGCAAGATCATCGCAATCGCCAATCAGAAGGGCGGGGTCGGCAAGACCACCACCTGCATCAACCTGGGCGCCTCGCTGGCAGCGACCAAGCGGCGCGTGCTGGTCATCGATCTCGACCCGCAGGGCAACGCCACCGTCGGCAGCGGCGTGGACAAGAACAGCTTCGAGCAGAGCAGCTACGACCTGCTGCTGGGCCACGCGTCGGCAGCACAGGTGATCGTGCGCGCCGAGCAGGCCGGTTACGACCTGGTGCCCACCAACGGCGATCTCACCGCGGCCGAAGTGGAGTTGATACAGAGCGAGCACCGCGAGCGCCGTCTGCGCGAGGCCCTGGCGCCGGTGCGCGAACAATACGACTTCATCCTGGTGGACTGTCCGCCCTCGCTGAACATGCTGACGCTGAACGCGCTGGTGGCCGCCGATTCGGTGATGATCCCCATGCAGTGCGAGTACTACGCCATGGAAGGCCTCTCCTCGCTGCTCAACACCATCGAGCAGATCCGCAGCACGGTGAATCCGCGGCTGCAGCTGGAGGGACTGCTGCGCACCATGTTCGACCCGCGCAGCAATTTGTCCAACGACGTCTCCGGCCAGCTGATCCTGCACTTCGGCAACAAGGTGTACCGCACCTCGATCCCGCGCAACATCCGCCTGGCCGAGGCGCCCAGCTACGGCCTGCCGGCCCTGGCCCACGACCGCGCCTCACGCGGCGCCGTGGCCTACCTGGCCCTGGCCGGCGAGATCCTGCGCCGCGAGGAACAGCCGGCGGTCGGCTGA
- the rsmG gene encoding 16S rRNA (guanine(527)-N(7))-methyltransferase RsmG — translation MGRNHPADPAATLAQGIAALGLPLDAAQQERLLAYLALLVKWNQAYNLTAIRHPLAMVTKHLLDSLAVQPYLYGTRVLDVGSGAGLPGIPLAIADPAREFTLLDSNGKKTRFLLQAKGELRLSNLSVVHSRLEQYRPGQLFDTVTARAFASLADMVAGTAHLLAPGGSLLAMKGEYPQDELDALPPGFVVREIIALTVPGLEAQRHLVRIAPDV, via the coding sequence ATGGGCAGGAACCACCCCGCCGATCCGGCCGCCACCTTGGCCCAGGGCATCGCGGCTCTCGGCCTGCCGCTGGACGCAGCGCAGCAGGAGCGATTGCTCGCTTACCTGGCGCTCCTCGTCAAATGGAACCAGGCCTACAACCTGACGGCGATCCGCCACCCGCTGGCGATGGTCACCAAGCACCTGCTCGACTCCCTCGCCGTGCAACCCTACCTGTACGGAACCCGGGTGCTGGACGTGGGCAGCGGCGCCGGCCTGCCCGGCATCCCCCTGGCCATCGCCGATCCGGCACGGGAGTTCACCCTGCTGGACAGCAACGGCAAGAAGACCCGCTTCCTGCTCCAGGCCAAGGGGGAATTGCGGCTTTCCAACCTCTCTGTGGTACATTCGCGCCTTGAACAATATCGGCCCGGGCAGCTGTTCGACACCGTCACCGCCCGGGCCTTCGCGTCTCTGGCCGACATGGTGGCGGGTACCGCCCACCTGCTTGCCCCCGGCGGTTCGCTGCTGGCGATGAAGGGCGAGTATCCCCAGGACGAGCTGGACGCGCTGCCGCCGGGCTTTGTGGTGCGGGAGATCATTGCGCTGACGGTGCCGGGTCTGGAAGCACAACGTCACCTCGTGCGCATTGCGCCGGACGTTTGA